tttgtttgtttgtttgttttttttaaccacagccACGCCTTAGTTTGAGAAAGAAAAGGGTTGTTACAATTGTACCAGTTCTCACATGAAACCACTGAGGCTCCATAACAAATATTTTCTGCATAAAGACTGAGCAGCTTCATGTGTAGACTACCCCCGAGGATCACTGGTACCTCTTTATGTGGATTGTGATACAGAGTTATTGTATGAGGTAGCAAATATACAAAGCACGGTATGCAAACTACAGGTGAAGGAGGAAATCAGATTGTGAGAGCTGATAAAGGGAATAGGGAAGAACAAGTCAGCCTGTTATTGATGAACTCACGTGACAGCACCACAGGAACTTTGGATCTTTCATCAGAGCGTGCTCAGTCAGCTTTTTATGGAACAGCTCATACACATCGAGTTCCAGACAGTCCCgcagctggaaaaacaaaacaggaaatactttactggtcaaagtgaaaatagaaaaatgtgGCACCTTATTACATCTCTTCATTTTTTGCAGTTTATTTCATGTGTTCTTTATAGTTCTATAGTTTTGGTTTGTGTTTCTCTCCGTGTTCTCTGTGTATGCTGACATTAGTATGAAGCTCTACAAAATACTCATCCATATCACCTTCCTTTAAGAGATTTACATAGTTAAAAAACATAAGGGATACTTTGAGACATACAATaatcttaaaataaatatatgtttaaCATCATGTCCATAGCAAgtaaaaatgcagctttttttcaaagtaaactaCCGAAGTTAGATAAAATCCATTTAGCTCCTTAGCTCTTATTGCTCAACCAAAGTCCTGTTAGTCCGTCTGTGAATAATAAGTAAGAAAATACTTTGCACGTAATGGTACACAGCATCTTTTCAATCCCATTTCTTCACGTACTTTTTCTACATAATGTGCGTAATCTTATATCTCATTTAAGTTTTCTTTTACCTTAACTTTAAAGTGAGACTGTGTAACttttgaaagaagaaataacacaaaattaaccttacaaatgaaaagtttaaattCACAAGCTGAAGATGAACCTTTATAGATGATGTTATACAAGTAACATTATGACTGtcactattattattgttttttttattaattcatgAATTATCATAATATTGTTTTCCCATATctatttatttctgttattttatttattgattgatttatttatttatttattgagtgCATTCTTCTTATCATTTGccattatgtttgtttatatggAAAAGAGGCATGACAATACCCTATGTTTTGTTAGCTTTAAAAATTATACTTCACAAtgaaaacattcaaaacaaTAGACTCTGGGGGAGGCTGATATTTGTGAATAATAGTAAGCTTTCAATAGGTATTTATATAACTGATATTACTTAATCATTATACTGAATCAGTGTTTTACTATTGCTACTGTGGACTGTGattttaaaggcccagtgtgtaggatttaggaggatatttgggcagaaatggaatacaatacatatgttttctttaggcataatcacatgaaaataagaattattgtgtttttgttaccttagaatgagctgtttatagcTACATATGGCGTGagtcctcatctacagagatcGCCATTTTGCAACAGCATGTTtttacagcagcccagaatggacaaatggCTCTAGATAAGGACATTTGTGTTTTCGCATTGGCCACCCCCTCTGCGACTAGtgtcacagattttttaaaatgtgaaactggtttatgcagcattttttatttacttttcattacctggcctgtttgttttgaagaggaagagactcctgcagataattcagctcccagtaaaaacctcctgaacaattaacactaaagaaattctaaccgggagaagttagTTTCAatgtgcaatcctcactgctagataccacttaatctccctaaatctttcacactgaacctttaatatTTACCATTATCATGACTTCATCACTGCTCAGCAAAGTTTACATTGTCTCACTTTAAATAAAAAGATGGAAATGACGTAAAGAAATACCtgctgtatatactgtatatactgtttaCAACAACCTTCtgaataaaaaggaaaataaaatcatgTAGTTCATGACATTACATGTGAAATAAATTAGAATCAATCCTCTTGCAaagctaaatctaaatctataCTTAAAGagaagcagccaatcagagttcTATTTATAAACAATGACTACATCATGTTTCTCTCTCGGTGTACCTGTATGTCCAGCGTGGAAAAGTAGCTGTCCAGCTGTTCGGGGTCATTGATGTCTGGCTCACCGCAGACAGGACACACCATGTCTCTAATGTGTTTATCTCTCACAGCGATGGTGAAATGCTGCCCAAAGCAGTCGTGGCACACGGAGcactgacaggaagtcagagaCTGCATCTGGAATataaagaggagaagaggaagacgttaacagctaacagtgtAATTGGGTTACTTTACTTAAAGGCAGCAAGAAAGTTAAAAACGTGATGTAAAAATGTGACACAGTAATGTGCTGTGTACGATGCCTAGTTTGTGATGATACATCTAAAAAGTTAACCCGCAGATTTGTCTGCagtgttaaactgtgtgtgaaACCACCAGATATAAACTCTTCATCCACCTTGCTGCGGGGGAAGATGCTCAGACAGCAGGGGCACTCGTTAATGAGGAGACGCCTGATGAAATCCTTGTCGTGCGACTCCTTCACAGCTTGCACAACGTCCTCCAGAGAGTAGGTGACATCTGGCTCTTGAAGTAATGAGAGGACGAGCTCGCAGCGCCCCCAGCTGGGCAGGTCGTACAGTGCCAATAGACGCCTGCACATCCTCTGCAGAGAGCACACAAGGACAAGCAAGGAGTTAATATATAATAGCGAAGGCTGGAAAAATTAAATCTACAACTTTTCACTACATAAAGTTGCAACATTTATGAGGTATGAACGCTTAAAGCCCTCAAGTGATTTGCAGTGCAGCCTAACCTGCTTATCTGGGTGTCTGGGATCGATCGGTGGCTCGGGCTGGTCGCTCCAGATTCGCTGGTGGAAGGGCTCCAGGAGAGGGCGCTGCAGCAGAGACAAAGCCTCCTTCACCTCTCCTCCACTAAGCCGCAGGGCCTCCTCACACTGAAATGCATCTCTGAAGCCCAGAGAGTGCAGCTCCTTCATCTGCACACAGACAACAAGCAGAATATTATAGCTAAATGCATATATACCTTATACCCAGTAGTGTTAGAAGTACTCGAATCTTGGACTcaagtaaaaataacaaaaccacAGTGTAGAGTCACTCTGTTGCATGTGAAAGTTCTTCGTTCAAACGGCTACCCAGAGTCTCAAAATTGGTTCATTTCTACTGTCAGAAGGGAAGAATAACACAAAACCTTCTGTCTATGTATGATTTAGCTCTATTAAGAGAGAACGTGTCTCGTCTATTTACAGGGGACACATGACTCCCAGAAAAGTTCAAAAGTTTGAAGTGTCCACCTACTACTCATTAACAAGGGTGAAGAGGACTTCACGACACTCCTACATTTCACTTCCAGCACACCACAGACTGGCTTTGTTCTGAGTTATCTTTCAAGGTCAGAAAACTGGGAGACACTCGAGATACGTcctgttttctcatgtttttcttttacctgtAAAAAGCTACTTATCAGCCTCAGTGCAGTCGCTTGTTGAGACTCTGCTCCCCCTTGTGTACTGTCCAAGCATGAATAAAGACTTCTCAGGAGTTCTCTCCTGTAGTTTCTTGACAATAAGTTATCAAGAACATATGCAAAGATACTTTAGGGCATTTATTTATGTGCTCATTAAAAATTGAGTCGTAAAGTCGTAAAGAAACTAGAGGATTTTAGTGGATGCACTCCAATCTGGGAACCCATCAGCTACTGACCCGACGATGTCAAAGCCTCTGTGGGAAAAGGCAGATATTTCGTGAAGCCAGTGGATATCCAGGCCAAAATTTTCTCTTTCCTGCACTGGTGATTTCAGCTTCTCTCTATATCTGcgtatgaatgcagataaatttaaaaaacccaAATATAAAGCTAAACTGTCGCCAGACAATAGCCTATGAGTGCCAAGATTGCATTTCAACCAATACATTCCACCTCTCCACACGGACTGCCGCTTAAACGTGATTTAACAAATTAggtaaatttaatttttaactGAGGAACTGACAAAACTGCTGTGCTGAGTGCCACTGAGTGTCAAGTTTTTCCTGAATTTGTTTTTGGAGGACAAAGTTGTAAAAAAGCTTTTGACTAATTGTGAAACAAGACGAGTAATCTGAAGACATGACTTTAAGCTATGAGAAATATTGATGCAAATTGACATTGACATTTTATGGGTACAACAATTAATCAGTCATACAATAAAACAGCCAGCAAACTTTATTGCGCACTCTTTGATCAGTTCCAGattctaataaaataaattgccaGTTTTTAGACTATTTAATTTAGGTAGGTCCATTTGTGTCTACTTAACTTGTGAACTTGGCTTTTTTGTTAAATGAagacatgtaaataaatgtaaaggtATTTTCAGTTTTGGTACCAAAACATATATCTGTCTCAAACTAATTTAAGACAAAAGGTGAAAGACGTTGTGCAATATGCAGAAACTACAGTTAAAACCTCCACCAGCTCTCGCAGAAATATATGTCTTTGAATGTCATTTTAATTGTCCTACcttgacctgtctgtctctgagcaGCTGTCTCACggctctgtctgtgtctcctcctgctgacAACCAGGCCAGCTTGGCCTCAGCTCTGGACAGCTTCACATCTTCACCTGTGACACTGGGACCACTCAGCTCAGcctcctctccgtctctctccaccaCTGGTTGTATCCCAGAATCCCCTGCTTTGTAATTGAGCTGGACGGAAGCCGCCATGGCGCAGATTTCATCCAGCAGGTGAGGCAGCTCCGACGTCAGCCAATCACAAGGGTTCGTGTTGCTGCCACCGCACACACAGATGGCTGCGTACACCTCCTCAGCGCTGACCCCACGCTTTTCTGCTTCCTGTAAAGAAGAAACAGGATGAATCTTTGTTTACTTTATAATTGTGTCTGTAAAACATTTCAATACTGTGGCGAATGTTGCTCCCTATAGCAAAAATACATAACATTCCCTAGTTTAAGCTTTCCAGTTGTAGGATTTGTTACATTGTTTGTCTCATGTGAAGGTGCTGGGGTATTGGTTTGTGAGAAGTATCCGTGTTGACTTACTCTGATCTGGTGGATGAGAGAGAGGCCGTCTTCCCTCATCATCTTCTGTCTTTTCAGCTCCAAGTTGACTCTGGGCTTCGGCTGGGGCCTCACACCCAGCTGGGGTTGATCTTTAATGCTGCTGGACGGAGTCTGCTGGAGAGACTGGGGCAGCGAAACTCCAGCAGAGTCTTTACATGACAGGTTGCACATCTCACACACCACAGTGGGATTGGTGTTTACGTAGGTGCAGAACTGGCACATCCACtgtggaagagagagaaaagaaggaagaaaaaagacaaagttaTAAATGTTAAGTAGTTGAAAGtaagaaaaactttttttttttcaaaaaaaaaaaaaaaagttgccttCTTGTGTAATTCATTAAAAATCAATTCCATCAGAGATTCATCATGAGTAGCAGTGAGACAAACCTTTGTTCCAGAGTCAGACAAAGATCCTGGGCTGGACAACACTGGTGCGACAGGTGGGCGTGTGGCCAGACGAGGGCGCTCACACACCTCACAGAGGATGCTGCTGCCTTGATTCACCACTGTACAGCTCTTACACTGCCACTCTGAGGGACCAAGCACAAATACAACTCATTCAAACTGCTACACCTCTGAATGCATGTTTCCTTATGTCAATACCATTTTTGTcatcatattttcattttcctggggtaattttttttgacagcagAGCTTTATTGCTATGATTTTGGCCCAGTCCAGTAGAAATAGggcatttttgaaaacagagactttcCCTCTTTTGTGCTGTGGTTGTATGCCTacatgcaccagtcaagtttctctttgagtttacatccatgtctgtgaaaacatggatgcgcCAGACCCACTGTCCCCACGacaacacagaagatctataccaGCAGCACAGTTTGAAGTTGGGCacccaagatgagtgtcaccaattcagtttctgaccaaatgtctcccgttctgttcctgaaatatgacactgaatactggccagaaaagtgttttatgcagaacattatgatgtcacggtGAAGCTGTCCCTTGACCTCTGGATAAAAAattacttcattattttatcctattagacatttgtgtgaagctGTCatattagtgtatgaattcttgagttattttgtgatgtcacactgaCCTTAATGTTTGACCACAAGATtcgaatcagttcattcttcagtccaagtggatatttgtgacaaattaaaagaaattcaCTGACAGTGCTCTTAAAATATcttgttcatgagaatgagacaggtgCAGGGTCACactggccttgacctttgaccactgaaatcCAAGCAGTTTAATCTTttgtccaagtgaacatttgtgcctaatatgaagaaattccctgaagcttttcttgagatattgtgttcacgagaatgagacggatgcaaggtcatagcaaccttgacctttgacccttgaccaccaaaatcttatcgcTTCATCCCAGAGTCCAactaaatgtttgtgccaaatttgaaaaaattccctcaacgCTTTCTTTAGATAGtatgttcacgagaatggacacacaaggtcacagtaaccttgacctttgaccaccaacaaCTAatgtccaagtgaacatttgtgccaaatttgaagaaattcccttgaggtgttcttcagatatcatgttcacaaggatggggcggatggatagatggatggacggacggacagtGTGACATGCATCAAAGGTTCCACAGTTGGAATGTGCTCTAAGTCTATcattatttatatgtatatatatatatatatatatatatatatatatatgtcttaGTCCCACCTGTGTTGGGAGATGTGGGAACTGACATCGGACTTTCTTGAACAGTGGATGCAGCTGTGGCGAGTCGAGGCCGTTCGCAGGTTGTACAGAGGACGGCTCGCATCTCATTCACTGTAGTGCAATGTGCACACTCCCAAGGTGACAGGGATGGACTGGAAGATAACAGAAATTTACGGTGTAGTCTAGCTATTCCTCTCCTCTTTAACAGCCCTGCAACATCAGCATTATTCATTTAGTCATTTAACCCATATATTTATCCAGCATGGTCTAATGAGAACAATTCACTTTCTTATTTTTGGATGGGtgcaaacagagaaaaacattatcATTACAAGACtgcaaataaaggctaaaactTAAAAAGCAAACCAGCATTAagtaaaacatgaaacacatcAATATGGGATGAAAGCAAAGTTAACCTTAAGGATCTATGACTAAACTGAGAATTTAAAATCTGCAAAAGAAATCAGGTGATTCTGCTTAAATACAGCTAAAGTTTAATCCACCTGAGTGCAGAAAAAACATATGAAAGTCTTTTAAAACTGAGACCACACTGCTGCAAAATGAAGAAGTACACCTGACAGTGAATTCAagtttctttgtctcctcaccTGGATGTTTTGGCTGGTGTAATAATAGTTCTGCTATGTCCTTTGCGCTCAGGGTGAGAGTGGAAAAGCTTGTCACAGTTCTCACATAACCTCTGGATGCAGGTGGGGCACTGAGCGTGCACAGCAGAAATCCCACAGATGGTACAGGTCCCTACagccacacaaacaaaacacaagttaaaaaCTCAAACGCAGATGTTGCattcctgttttaaagcctGTTGTAATCTGGCATACCctgtttgattttctgcattttatcTCTTTTGTGATTGGTTCTGGTGGGGTGGCGGTGAAAGAGGTCATCACATGCGTCGCAGAAAGCTTGATTGTCACAAGATGGGCAAACCAGAGATGAAGCGGCACCACACAAATTGCACTCACTCGCTGCTGGAGAGCCTGGAGAGCAAGACAGAAGAAAGTTTGTGGGTGTATTGAGGCTTGGATGCCGGACTAGTAACATGCTCAGTGCCCCGTGAACTTATAACTTCAACCTAAAAAAtttataaataaacagacaTTCACATTTGTCTAAAATACTAAATCTAAATTTGTGGCAACGAAAGAGACTAAACTGCCACACAATGATGAAAGCAGCTTCATCAGGATATGAGGTGTGGTGGCAGCTCACCTGTCGATGGTTTCAGAGGTTGTCCAACAGGGCCTGGAGTGTGTTTAGGTGGAAGAGATGGAACCTGGGGTTTGTCCGCCTGCTGCTCCTCTCCAGGCAGGAAAACCACAGCGTCACTCACCACCAGCTGATCCTGAAGATCCTGAAGAAACAGGCATCACATTTAAAACTCTTTACACTTTTAATATGCAGCAGACAGAAGACTAGAATTACCACTTTGCGCCAAATTTTGCCATAATTAGTGTACTGAGTGTCTTGAGTTATGCCCAACATAttttgcaaggtcacagtgaccttgacctttcactaCTAAAATCTGATAAGTTGGTCCTAAAGTCCAAGTggaatttgtgctaaatttgaagaaattccctaaaatggttattgagatattttgggttacaagaatgagacagatgcatggtcacagtgaccagtaaaatctaatcaattcatccttgactcaaagtggacgtttgtgtcaaatttgggaaaaaaataaataaataaataaaaaaataataataattctcaaggcgttcttgagatgtcGGGTTTACGAGAATgaaacagacaaggtcacagtgaccttggcctttgacctaGTATCACTtcattctaatcagttcattgttcaTCATCCTGataacataatgcctccagccaatGCTGTGGCCAGTACAAGGGCATAAAAATTATAACTGACTGATGACAGTGATCAGAGTGCATCAATGCTGAAAGACTTTAACTTGCTTATAATAAAGGATTTGTTTTATGTAGTTGCTCTGCAGTAACAATTGtccattttaaatgtttccCCGAACACGAACACACAttcttgttgttgttaaattaaattcacTTTGCAGAAAATTCACATTCATCAACATAATATTAACAGCTGATTTCCCTAACTGTTAGAATATGTCAGAATTGGTCAATAATATGTGATTTATATTCTCTGTTTGTTGGGGAAAAGTGCAACAGCCACTGGAAACATTTGTACAGACCTGCTGAACGATGAATGGGATGATATCTTTGAAGTAATCTGGGTGAGGGTGGGTGCCCTGAATGAACAGAGGCATAAGAAATGGAACATGGTGAATTTTATACACAAAACAATTGTGGGTTAGGGTATTTAGATGACTGCTCACAAACAAATACGAACCTTTATGAGCATGTCCACCTCTGTGCGTAGGGTCATGACCTCCAGCGTCACTGCAGAAACTTTTGCAGTGTCTGGTTCAGCGACTTCCTCAGGGAAACTGAGGCCGTCTATCTGCTGATTGGTGTAACCGTACAGATACAAGACTGTCCGACCTCCCTAAGAAGGGAAACCAGGATTAAAATCAAAAAGTTGAATGACTTTCAGACTTTCTCCTGGCAACATATGCCATCATTTTATACgtaaaatatttaaagacaAAGGCcatctttattttaatgttcattTCAGTAATACATTTCGGTAGTGAGCTTGGCGTTGTGGGAGCCAATCTATGCACTCTTATTTGCCTCATAAAgacaaaatgcataaaatgtattgagaaaataatgcaaaaaaaatagaaataaataatttacaataataaataaataaagggaaaatgaaaaggggaaataataaatgaacaaataaacttgaaaataaatacattttaaaaatctgtttaaaataaataagataaaaaaaaataaatgcaaaataaataagtacttaaaaaaattatcaaaatacataaatacatttcaaaatgcatttaaaatatgagttcattttaaaaataaattcaaaaaatgggaaaataagTACAAATAGGGGAATcaatacaaagaaaaataaagaagcaAATTCAAACAGATATAtcaatttatttaattaatcaaataataacGACTTTCTTTTTAGCATTATTTTGGTACATTTAATggcattttaattaattaattaactaattaagctatttcttccttttttttttactgtggcAGCTTTCATCCTCCATACACTCAAGTTTTGCTCAAATCTTCTGTGAAGGTAGAAATACAGtgaaaaatggatggatgaactaATGGATGTTTAAGGCAGAACTATATAACCTTTGCTCACCTTGATGGCATCCACTGTGGTTCTGAAGACAGGGTTGTTGTGCTTGACACTCCTCCAGTATCTGGGCCTGGCGGGACTAGTCAGGTTACAGCCATACTTCTCCAGGATACTCAAGGCCTTGACCAGTCTACTCAAAGACTCCAGAACCTTAagtcaaaacaaaattaatgtgATGAGTTAGTAATGCCAATGAGGCTGTTACATGCACATACTGCGCAGTAAAACTGAACCAGCGACTGTTCTTTATGAGGCGATATGAATGCAGTTGATCCAAATTCGTTGGCaggttttatttatgtttatttatgattccAAAGTACATACTTGCACATGTGAAAGCTTTAATAGAAACACTTTTTATAACACTGACAAATCAACTTctggaaaatatatatatttttattgccTATTCTGTCTTAACGCAGCATAAATTGTGTTCTTTATCGTTTGTGTAATCTCACATGTATTTAGCTGAGTATTGAGGCTCTGTGTTGCTATACATTTTTGTTACATTACTGCCCCGAGTGGTCAGATATGACTACCAGATAAAGATGTGTTTTCTCTGAACAGGACACACTGATTAAAGCCACTTTTGAAAATGTTCCTTTAGTAAAAGTTTGCAAGTAttaacagcaaaatgtatttaaagcaATAGAAGTAGAAAAATGTCCTCTGTGACTGTACTATCACATATGATGTCATCAGATGATTCTGActcatgcattaatgtaaaagcaggactttacttttgttgtaagttgaggtggagctcattttgaaCTATTGATTCATAATTATTTCCATTATGAATTAATccactgattattttctcaattaatccactaggtgtttggtttgtaaaaaaaaaaaagtgtaaatagTGAGAAATGTTCATCACAATGAGCCACGGCCCAAAGTGACATCTTTACAATGtctgttttgtccaaccaacagtccaaacctTAAATAGTTACAAAATAATTTTCTGCCAGGCGTTTCAGCACATTATCATATGTTTTTTGTGCacgaattttattttgtcatgttactaaaaatgtcagataaatgtatGAAGTAGaaatacaatatttccctctgaattgTAGCTCAGTAGATGTGTAAAATGGCattacaagtacctcaaatttgttcTTAAGTACAAcgcttgagtaaatgtacttatatTCATGGTATGTCAGCAAAAATCTATCAGAGCAGCACCAAAAGACACCAGAAAACTTTACCTCCTGCCTGTTGCGGCAGGCTGTGTTCTCCCTCAGCATGGCTTCCACTCCAATGTGACGGTACTTCTCTGACAGAGGCAGGGAAATGCCTGCCATGGTCTGCACCTCTGCTTTCACATCCTGAGCTGAacctgaggaggagaggagggattgGGATCTCCTCCTGACCTCGTCCATCTGGACAGATGCAGGGCTGTTGCTCATTGCTGTCAGAATGGAAAGATGACTATTTTGATTATCAATTTCTTGTTTAAAATAAAGCACTAATATCACAAGTGTGAGAAtttgctgtgtttctctgtttcatgtcattcTCACCTTTATGTTTTCTCTGGGATACTGTAATATTTTTCACATATTTTAAACTAAATGATTGATCAAGAAAATAACCAATACTTGAGTAAGCACTTACTGGAATAAGGATGTATATTAATTGGAAAAAAAGAGGCATCTTGTAGTTAATCTAAATTCTGAGAGCTGGCTGCATTTCAGAGCAAATATTAAATTTGTACAAGTTGAATACAAGTCCAAATTATTAACAATTCACAtgaatagaaaatgttttaatcaaTCTGGACTTCAGGGTATAATTGAATGATTAACCATTTAGCCTACAAAATGCCAGGAACACCCcaaaacaagattaaaaaacGCACTATTTCCCACAGACGATGCTGACATCTTAGTCAGCCAATTGACAGAACAGTCAATACTTGATCAATGAATAAATTCTGCATTTTACACTACATTTCCATTAATACCcctgaaaacaataaatacaaaaaaataacaaaatctaTCATTTATATGGGAAACATTGTAAATACAAGAAAAGAAGGGATAAATTAAGATGGGACATCATTGTTCCCCATGAGGGTAatacacaagaaaataaataaagaatgcttttaatgaaatatataaaagaaaaataagaaattaatGGACTTAGAAAAATTACATTAATCAGCAATACACATCACAATAATTTCCCAagatcatttaaaaatgttacataaaaCTTCTGGTTTCTAAATCGAT
This is a stretch of genomic DNA from Epinephelus fuscoguttatus linkage group LG21, E.fuscoguttatus.final_Chr_v1. It encodes these proteins:
- the LOC125881935 gene encoding E3 ubiquitin-protein ligase RNF31-like, with translation MSNSPASVQMDEVRRRSQSLLSSSGSAQDVKAEVQTMAGISLPLSEKYRHIGVEAMLRENTACRNRQEVLESLSRLVKALSILEKYGCNLTSPARPRYWRSVKHNNPVFRTTVDAIKGGRTVLYLYGYTNQQIDGLSFPEEVAEPDTAKVSAVTLEVMTLRTEVDMLIKGTHPHPDYFKDIIPFIVQQDLQDQLVVSDAVVFLPGEEQQADKPQVPSLPPKHTPGPVGQPLKPSTGSPAASECNLCGAASSLVCPSCDNQAFCDACDDLFHRHPTRTNHKRDKMQKIKQGTCTICGISAVHAQCPTCIQRLCENCDKLFHSHPERKGHSRTIITPAKTSSPSLSPWECAHCTTVNEMRAVLCTTCERPRLATAASTVQESPMSVPTSPNTEWQCKSCTVVNQGSSILCEVCERPRLATRPPVAPVLSSPGSLSDSGTKWMCQFCTYVNTNPTVVCEMCNLSCKDSAGVSLPQSLQQTPSSSIKDQPQLGVRPQPKPRVNLELKRQKMMREDGLSLIHQIREAEKRGVSAEEVYAAICVCGGSNTNPCDWLTSELPHLLDEICAMAASVQLNYKAGDSGIQPVVERDGEEAELSGPSVTGEDVKLSRAEAKLAWLSAGGDTDRAVRQLLRDRQVKMKELHSLGFRDAFQCEEALRLSGGEVKEALSLLQRPLLEPFHQRIWSDQPEPPIDPRHPDKQRMCRRLLALYDLPSWGRCELVLSLLQEPDVTYSLEDVVQAVKESHDKDFIRRLLINECPCCLSIFPRSKMQSLTSCQCSVCHDCFGQHFTIAVRDKHIRDMVCPVCGEPDINDPEQLDSYFSTLDIQLRDCLELDVYELFHKKLTEHALMKDPKFLWCCHCTSGFINDGDQLKVTCPSCRKSFCAQCKKPWESQHQDLSCEQFQQWKRENDPEYQRQGLAGFLRDNGITCPHCRFQYALTKGGCMHFSCSQCRYQFCSGCNNPYHKTVCKTPQCSYTGLHAHHPRDCLFYLRDWEPPRLQALLQRSGVEFNTDPSNGVQTDGCCVMEQKDEGGQQIDSPCGLQTQPGQAGLCEKHYKEYLVSLINAHSLDPAPLYEANELLRACERYLVDKQKVENEDDNAYHARLLKKLMEVPLGEKVPRNK